One Xiphophorus hellerii strain 12219 chromosome 1, Xiphophorus_hellerii-4.1, whole genome shotgun sequence DNA segment encodes these proteins:
- the LOC116728749 gene encoding glutamine-rich protein 1-like: MNNAMDSSSSYEELVRQKARSIPQHRMKEFLESLASKGPDALQEFSQQSGDTTTTTTTMVYQQETNCIYTDSTEVAGSLLELACPVQVQVQPQQQQMQDSASQQTVQQNAEQQIVQVQIQGQQQGQMLGQVLQVPAGSHQQLQGITTAQLIQPGELTEEQQQQLQAQLVAAVAGGQQIQIQTVGALSPTQQQDGVERRVMGTAVATSQAPGVLQPAKKRKVDMPITVSYALPGQQVATVLAIPQGQGQQQSYVSLRPDLLTVDSSHLYSATGTITSPTGETWTIPVYSAPAGSGGREQVTHIAIPQEAYGTVQVAGTNTTTLTTMPTQVTIESDKLKSPTSQSQTVQAVSSITSSTGMSNQEEVVHTLAANTLFPAQLMNGNIHIPVAVQGYSNATQSIIWDPQQQVLHTQGLTGQDGQPLQGQTVVAEVDGQGQQQVQVQELLLPATLKPEEGLDVWRLWAQRKNAELDKSDQNKLAPIGRRQALRFQEDLVSCAVAELCMGLSLMTAEARGLEGESYEADVLYYVFLCIQKYLFDNGRVDDIFSDQYYTRFAHCLHLILDPWRPSVHPLGYVIPSHVTEEMLWECKQLGAHSPSTLLTTLMFFNTKYFHLKTVDQHLKLAFSKVLRHTRKSPNNPKDKSTSIRYLKSAERFIGQKVTDDMYSEQLEDPENPLRCPIKLYDFYLFKCPQSAKGRNDTFYLTPEPVVAPNSPIWYSTQPIPREHLEQMLARILVVREIQEALNMSESVN, encoded by the exons ATGAATAATGCCATGGATAGCAGCAGCTCATATGAGGAGCTAGTGAGACAGAAAGCTCGGAGCATTCCTCAACATCGTATGAAGGAATTCCTGGAGTCCTTGGCCAGTAAAGGTCCTGATGCTTTGCAGGAGTTCAGCCAACAAAGTGGAGACACTACAACCACCACTACCACTATGGTTTACCAACAAGAGACCAACTGCATCTATACAGACAGTACAGAAGTGGCTGGGTCGCTGTTGGAGCTGGCATGTCCG GTTCAGGTGCAGGTCcagccacagcagcagcagatgcagGACTCTGCATCACAACAGACTGTCCAACAGAATGCAGAACAACAGATTGTGCAG GTGCAAATTCAAGGCCAGCAACAGGGTCAGATGCTTGGCCAGGTACTCCAGGTGCCCGCTGGTTCCCATCAGCAGCTGCAGGGCATTACCACTGCACAGCTGATTCAGCCTGGGGAACTGACAGAGGAACAGCAGCAACAG CTGCAAGCCCAGCTGGTGGCAGCTGTGGCAGGTGGGCAgcagatccagatccagacgGTGGGGGCCCTGTCGCCCACTCAGCAGCAGGACGGTGTGGAGCGGAGGGTGATGGGAACCGCGGTTGCTACATCCCAAGCACCAGGGGTCCTGCAGCCAGCTAAAAAGCGTAAGGTGGACATGCCCATCACTGTGTCTTATGCCCTGCCTGGTCAGCAGGTAGCCACAGTGTTGGCAATCCCACAGGGTCAGGGGCAGCAGCAGAGCTACGTGTCACTGCGGCCAGACCTCCTAACTGTAGACAGTTCCCACCTTTACAGCGCTACTGGTACGATCACCAGTCCCACAGGTGAAACCTGGACCATTCCTGTGTACTCTGCTCCTGCTGGGTCTGGGGGCCGTGAGCAGGTCACACACATTGCCATCCCCCAGGAAGCTTACGGGACGGTGCAGGTGGCAGGGACAAACACTACAACATTGACCACAATGCCGACCCAGGTCACCATCGAAAGCGATAAACTAAAAAGCCCTACTAGTCAAAGTCAGACTGTGCAGGCGGTTTCCAGCATAACGAGCTCCACTGGGATGAGCAACCAAGAGGAAGTGGTTCACACGCTGGCCGCAAACACGCTCTTTCCCGCCCAGCTGATGAACGGAAACATCCACATTCCCGTGGCTGTGCAGGGCTACTCCAACGCCACACAATCCATTATCTGGGACCCCCAGCAGCAGGTGCTGCACACACAGGGACTGACAGGGCAGGATGGACAGCCGCTACAG GGTCAGACGGTGGTCGCAGAAGTAGATGGTCAAGGTCAGCAGCAAGTGCAGGtgcaggagctgctgctgcccgCGACCCTGAAGCCAGAGGAGGGGCTGGACGTGTGGCGGCTCTGGGCTCAGAGGAAAAATGCAGAGCTGGACAAATCGGATCAGAACAAACTTGCTCCAATAGGCC GACGCCAGGCGCTCCGTTTCCAGGAGGATCTGGTGTCGTGTGCCGTGGCTGAGCTCTGCATGGGTCTGTCTCTGATGACAGCAGAGGCTCGGGGGCTTGAAGGAGAATCATACGAGGCGGATGTTCTTTATTATGTATTTCTCTGCATACAAAAG TATCTGTTTGATAACGGTCGAGTTGACGACATTTTCTCAGATCAGTACTATACTCGTTTTGCTCATTGTCTTCATCTAATCTTGGACCCCTGGAGGCCGTCAGTTCATCCTCTAG GGTATGTTATTCCCAGTCATGTAACAGAGGAGATGCTGTGGGAGTGTAAACAGCTGGGAGCTCATTCTCCATCAACACTGCTCACAACTCTCATGTTCTTCAACACAAA ATATTTCCACCTAAAAACAGTGGATCAGCATCTAAAATTGGCTTTTTCAAAGGTGTTGAGACACACCAGGAAGAGTCCCAACAATCCCAAAGACAAAAGCACCAGCATACGGTACCTAAAGTCAGCGGAGAGGTTCATAGGACAGAAAG TGACAGATGACATGTACTCGGAACAGCTGGAGGACCCTGAGAACCCACTGCGCTGCCCTATCAAGCTCTATGATTTCTACCTCTTCAAATG